The Quadrisphaera setariae nucleotide sequence GAGCAGGTCCACCGCCTTCACCGCGTCGTGCACCTGGGACTGCGCCGCGGCCATGCGCGAGCGGGCGACCAGCTCGTCGCGCTTGGACCTCAGCTCCTCCAGCTTGCGGCGCATGCCCTCCAGGCCGGTCTTGAGCTTCTCGACCACCTCGGTGCGCGAGGCGATCTGCGGCTCGAAGCCCTTGGCGTGGTCCTCGGCGTCGATCTGGCGCTGCAGCGCCACCCGCGCCAGCTGGTCGAACCTGTCGGCCTCGGTGCCGTTGCCCTCCCCGCGCAGCTGGTCGGCCTTGCGGCTGGCGGCGCCGGCCTTGCCGCCCCACTCCTTCGCCGTGGACACGGCCTCGGCGTGGTCGTCCTCCATGAGCCGGAGGTCACCGATGGTCTGCGCCACGGACTGCTCGGCCTCGCGGATGGCCTGCGTGTAGTCGCGGACCATCTGGTCGAGCATCTTCTGCGGGTCCTCGGCCTGGTCGAGCAGGGCGTTGATGTTCGCCCTGACCAGCTGTCCGACCCGTCCCAGCAGCGACTGCTGCGCCATGCCATCTCCCACGTCGCGCCAGGCCGACCGCGTCTGCGGAGGGCCGCGGGAGCCAGCATGGCCGACCCTCGGGAGGTGCCGCCAGACAGGCCGGCGTCCCCACCCGCTGTCCCTCCTCGGAGGAACGTCATGGGCAGCGCATCGCGCGCTCTTCAGTGGATCTCGTCTCCCTCCGAAGAGACACCATGCCCAGTCCTTCAGGGGTGGAGCGGACGCTGGGGGCGGACGAGCTCATCGTGAGCAAGACCGACCTGCAGGGCCGGATCACCTACGCCAACGAGTCGTTCCTGCGCATCGGTGCGTTCACCGAGGAGCAGGTGATCGGCAAGCCGCACAACATCATCCGGCACCCCGACATGCCCCGAGCGGTGTTCAAGCTGCTCTGGGACACGGTGCAGGCCAAGCAGGAGCTCTTCGCCTACGTGGTGAACCTCGCTGCCGACGGCGCCCACTACTGGGTGCTCGCCCACGTGACGCCCTCCTTCGACGCGTCCGGTGCGGTGGTCGGGTACCACTCCAACCGCCGCAGCCCCCACCCGCAGGCGCTGGCCGCCATCAAGCCCGTCTACCAGCAGGTGCTCGCCGAGGAGGCCCGGCACTCCAGCGGCAAGGCCGCCACGGCCGCCGGCGCCGAGCTCATGGCGCAGCTGGTCGCCCGCTCCCACGGCTCCTACGACGAGTTCGTGTGGTCCCTCGAGCCGCAGCTGGCGGGTGCCCTGTGAGCCCCCTGTTCCGCCGCGGCGGAGCCGCCACCACCGGCGGCGCGGCTGCTGAGCTGGCCGTCCACCGCGCCCTGCTGGCCGAGGTGCGCCGCACCTGCCAGGCGGCCGCCTCCGGTGACCTCGAGGCCCGCGTGCGCTCCGTGCCCGGCATGGCCGACGCGTCCGACGCCGCCGACCTCGCGGCCCTGCGCAACGAGGTCAACGCCGCGCTCGACGTGGCCGACGCCTTCGTCCGCGAGTCCAGCGCGTCGCTGACCGCGGCCGCCGAGGGCCGCTTCCACCGCCGCTTCCTCCTGCGGGGCATGCCCGGGTCGTTCCGCACCGCCGCCGTCACCATCAACGCCGGCGGTGACGCCGTGCGCCGCGGCGCCGAGGACGTCGCCCGCGCCGGGGTGGCCCGCCTGGCCCTCGCCGACGACTTCGAGGCCTCGGCCGTCTCCACCACGCGCGAGGTGGGCGCGGCCACGCAGGTGCTCAGCGCCGCCGCGGCGCAGGCCACCACGTCGGCCCGGCACGCCGCCGACGAGGCCGACGCGGCCCGCCGCACCATGGAGGACCTGTCGGCCTCGTCCGACAAGATCCGCGAGGTGGTGGCCGTCATCGACTCCATCGCCTCCCAGACCCGGCTGCTGGCGCTCAACGCCACCATCGAGGCGGCGCGCGCGGGCGAGGCCGGCAAGGGCTTCTCCGTGGTCGCCTCGGAGGTCAAGGACCTCGCCGACCAGACCGGCCGCGCCACCGAGCAGGTGACGCAGCAGGTCGAGGCGGTGCAGACCGCGAGCGGCTCCGCCGTCGCCGTCATCACGCGGGTGGTCGACACCATCGCGCAGATGAGCGAGGTCATCGCCGACATGGCGACCTCCGTCGACGGCGGCGACAGCGCCGCCCAGGGCCGCGTGCGCGGCCTGGCCGACACGGCCCGCCAGCTGGAGGCGCAGGTGGTGGACCTGCTCAGCGGCATGCGCCGCTGACGCGCCCCGTCCGCGGCCCGTCCGAGCCCCGCTGAGCCGCCCGCTCAGCGGGGCTCGGCGCTGCGCACGGCCGTGGAGATCCGGTACAGCGACGTCGACGCCGTCACGTACAGGTCCTGCCCGCCGGAGGCGTTCTCCGGCCCGAAGCAGACGTTGGACACCACCTCCGGCACCGCGACGCGGCCCAGCAGCTCACCGCTGGGCGCCAGCACGAGCACCGCGTCCTCGCTGGAGCACCACAGCCGCCCCTCGGAGTCCACCCGGAAGCCGTCGACCACACCTCGCTCGCACACGTGCAGCACGGCTCCGCCGGCCAGGCGCCGGCGGTCGTCGTCGCCGACCACGACGTCGAAGGCGCGGACGTGGTGGGCGCTGTCGCCAGCGCGGTCGCTGATCTTCCCGGTGTCCGCGACGTACAGGCGGGTCTCGTCGGGGGAGAAGGCGAGTCCGTTGGGCTGCTCGAGGTCCGTGGCGACGGCCTCCAGCTCGCCGTCGGGGTCGAGGCGGAAGACGTGGCAGCCGCCGTACTCCCGGTCGCCAGGGTGGCCCTCTCTGGGCTGGAAGAGCCCGTAGGTCGGGTCGGTGAACCACACCGACCCGCGGCGGTCGACCACCACGTCGTTGGGGGAGTTCAGCCGCGCCCCGCGCCAGCGGCTGACCAGCTCGGTCACGAGCGGCTCGCCGCCGGGGCCCTCGGGGGACGGCTGCTCCAGCTCCACCCGGCGCCGCCCGTGCGAGCACTGCACCACGCCGCCGCCCGGCCAGCGCGCCCGCCCGTTGGTGTGCTCCACACCGCTGCGGTGCACGCCGCTGGCACCCGTGCCCGGCTCGTAGAAGAGGATCCGGTCCCCGGGGATGTCGCTGAACCTCACCACCCCGCCGTCCGGGCCCTCGTCCGGCAGCCACACCGGCCCCTCGGTCCAGGTCGAGCCGCCCACGAGGTGCTCCAGCCGCGCACCCGGAGCCAGCAGGGGCACCAGGGACGCGTCGACCCCGTCGACACCTCCGGCCCCGGCAGTGGCGTCACCCCCGTCGTCGTGCGTCGACCTGCTCGGCCCGCTGCTCGTCGTCCCCATGTCAGAAGCTCCCCCCGCCGCCGAACGACCCTCCGCCACCACCGCCGAAGCCTCCGCCCCCGCCGAAGCCTCCACCTCCGCCGCCCCAGCTGCCGCTGCCGCCGAAGCCGCCGCTGCGGCCGCCACCGCCCCCGGAGAGGATCCCGCCGAGGATGCCGCCGATGACCGCGCCCTCGAAGGATCCGCTGCTGCCGTACCGACCCCTGGTCGGGGCGGAGCCGTAGCCCCCACCGCCGCCGTTCCAGCCCGACCAGCTGCCGAGGTCGTCGTCGGCCTCGCGCTGGGCCCGCTCGGCCATCGCGTCGGCCTGCTGCGCCGCCGCCAGCGCCCGCACCGGGTCGGAGCCGGCGAGCTGCTCGGCGGTGGAGAGCTGCTCCTCGGCGCCGGCCAGCAGCGCCCGCGCCTGCCCGCCGACCGCACCGCGGCGGGTGCGCACCAGCGACCGGGCCGCGGCCACCTCCGCCCGTGCCGCCGGCAGCGCCTGCTCCAGCTGGGCGCGGGCGCGGGAGGCGCGCTGGCCCTCCTCGCGGGCGCCCGCCAGCGCTGCGTCCAGCGCGCTGTCGGCCTCGTGCACGCGTCGCAGCGCCGTCTGCGGGTCGCGAGGCCCGTCGGTGCGGGCCGTGGACGCCGCCTGCTCGGCGCGCCCCACCGCGCCGGCCAGGTCGCTGCTGGCCGCTCCACCGCCGGCGCCCAGCACCGCGCGGGCCTCGGCCAGGTCGGCGTCCAGCTCGGCCAGGGCGCGGGGCAGCGCGTCCACCGAGGTCTGCAGGTCGCGGGCGAGGGCGTCCACCGCGTCGAGGAGCTCACCGGTCTGCCGCAGCGCGTCCCTCACGGCCTGCACCGCCACGGCCGCCTCGCCGTTCGCGCCCGCCGCCTGGCGCTCCCGGGCGGTGGCCAGGCCCTGGGCGGCCAGGTCGAGCAGGCGCGAGGCGTGCTCGTCGTCCCCGTCGACGCTCGTGACGGCCGCGGGCGCGTAGCGCGCCTGCAGGTCGGTCAGCCGTCGGCGCGCGTCCGGCAGCCGGTCGGCCAGGCGCGAGCGGTCGGACTCCAGGGCGGGCAGCACCTCGGGCAGGCGGCGCTGGAGGTCGCGCAGCGCCTCGAAGGCCTGCGACTGCTCGTCGAGCGCGGCGTCGGCCGCCTGCGCGTGCTGCAGCTGCTGGGTCAGCAGGGCGCGGCGCGCGTCGTCGTCCAGGGGCCTGCTCTCGAGGTGGTCCCCGGGGTCGGCGAGGCGCCGCTGGATCGCGAACGCCTGCGCCAGCTCCGCGCGGGCGCGCTGCACGGCGGCCACGAACGGTGCGGTGGCCGCGTCGCCGAACTCGGCGCGGGCGAAGCCCAGCTCCGCGTCGGAGCCGTCCACGGCGTCGTCGGCGGCCACCAGGGCTGCCGACGCCTGCCGCTCCAGCTCGGGCAGCGGCACCGGGGGGGCTTGCGGCACGCCGCCGGGGCCGCCTGCGCCACCCGGGCCGCCGACGAGGCCCGCGCGCCGGCGCTTGCGGGAGGCGCTGGACAGCAGGCCGAGCACGAGCAGCGCGAGCCCCAGCACCACGACGACCCCGACGATGACGAGACCCGTCGGGAAGCCCGAGCCGCTCGAGCTCCCGCCGTCCGAGGTGCCGGACCCGCTGCCGCTCCCCGAGCCGGCCCCGGTGCCGTCGGCGGCGCGTCCCAGGCCGTTGACCGCCGCCGTGACGGCGCCGTTCCAGTCGCTGCGACCCAGCGCCTGCTTGACGGCACCGTCCATCACCGACGCCACCTGCGACTGGCTGAGCCGCCCGCCGGTGAAGCCCTCGTACCCGAAGGCGCGCTGCTGCACGGCGACCGCCAGCAGCACGTCGCTGCCGCTCAGGCCGCTGCGCTGCGCGGTCTCCCGCGCCCAGTCTGGGCCCTTCTGCCCGTCGAAGGAGTCGACGAAGACCACCCACAGCGTGATGCCGGCGGCGTCGCGCAGGGTCTCCAGCTGCTGCTGGGTGGCGGCCTCGTCGAGCACGCCCGCGGTGTCGGTGATGGCGCTGTCCAGCTGCTGCGGGGGCTCGGCGAGCGCCGGCCCGCCCGTCCAGAGCACGGCGAGCAGGGCGAGGACGGCGGCGGTGAGACCGCGCGCGCGGGCGGTGCGGAGCACCCGCCGATCCTCCCGTGGCCGCCGGGGCGCCGTCCACGGGGCGTCCGCTGCGCCGGGCCCGGTGGCCGTCGTCGTCGTCCCTCGCTGGCACGGGGGCGCCCTGTGCCAGTCCAACTGGCACAGGGCGCCCCCGTGCCGGTGCAGGACCGGCGCAGAGCCACCCCGTGCTGGAGCGGGCCGGATCGGGACGACGACGAGCGCGGCCAAGCAGCGCCGCTCGCGCCCGGCGTGCACTGCAGCCTGGTCGTGCACGCCTGCGACTGACCGCGGCCACCTCTGGACGTGACCGAGGTCAGTCGCGGCGGGCGGTCCCTGCAGCGGTGCATCCGCAACTGACCGGGGTCACCTGCGGGCGGTCACCGCGGCCAGCAGCGACGGCGGACCGGCGCGCCGGCACCGGGTCAGCGGCACCGGCTGGCCTCAGCGGCGCCAGGCGGCGGCGCGCCAGGCGCCGGGACCCGGCGCCGGAGGCACGCGCAGCAGCGTGGGCTTGTCGGCCCACAGGTCCGGACCCGGGTCGGGCTCCATCGAGCTGTTCCGCACCGAGGCGGCCGCCGCGAGCGCCGCGACCAGCGCCACGACCTCCTCCTCGGTGGGACCGCCGGCGACGACCTTGACGACGTCGTCCTCGGACGGCCCGGTGGGCCCGGACGTCGCGCTCGTGCCTGGGAGGCTCACAGCGGGATGTTCCCGTGCTTCTTGGCGGGCAGCTGCTCGCGCTTGGTGCGCAGCGCGCGCAGCGCTCGCACCACGTGGGCGCGGGTGGCCGACGGCTCGATGACGTCGTCGACGTAGCCGCGCTCGGCCGCCACGTAGGGGTTGGCGAGGCGCTCCTCGTACTCCTGCACGAGCCCGGCGCGCACCGCGGCGACGTCGTGGCCCTGCTCCGCGGCGGCGCCCAGCGTGCGGCGGTGCACGATCTCCACGGCGCCCTGGGCGCCCATGACGGCGATCTGCGCGGTGGGCCAGGCGAGGTTGACGTCGGCGCCGAGGTGCTTGGAGCCCATGACGATGTACGCCCCGCCGAACGCCTTGCGCGTGATCACCGTGATCTTCGGGACGGTGGCCTCGGCGTAGGCGTACAGCAGCTTGGCGCCGCGGCGGATGATGCCGTTCCACTCCTGCTCGGTGCCCGGCAGGAACCCGGGGGTGTCGACCAGCGTGATGACGGGGATGCCGAACGCGTCGCACAGGCGCACGAAGCGCGCGCCCTTCTCGGACGCGTCGATGTCGAGGGTGCCGGCCAGCCGCGCGGGCTGGTTGGCGACGACGCCGACGGAGTGCCCCTCCACGCGCCCGAACCCGACGACCACGTTGGGGGCGAACAGGTCCTGCACCTCGAGCAGCTCGCCGTCGTCGAGGACGTGCGCGATGACCTCGTGCACGTCGTAGGGGACGTTGGCGGAGTCGGGCACGAGCGCGTCGAGCTCGAGGTCGGCGTCGGTGACGAGCAGCGGGTCGGTGTCGTCCAGGGGCGCCAGCACCGGCGCCTCGGACAGGTTGTTGCTGGGCAGGTGCGCCAGCCAGTCCTTGACCCACGCGATCGCGTCGTCCTCCGACGGCGCCATGTGGTGGGCGACGCCCGAGACGGCGTTGTGCGTGTGCGCGCCCCCGAGCTCCTCCATGGCGACGTCCTCGCCGGTCACCGTGCGGATGACGTCGGGGCCGGTGACGAACATGTGCGAGGTCGCCTCGACCATGACCACGACGTCGGTGATGGCGGGGGAGTACACCGCGCCGCCGGCGCACGGGCCCATGATCAGCGAGACCTGGGGGACGACGCCGGACCCGCGCACGTTGCGCAGGAAGATGTCGCCGTACCCGGCGAGGGAGGAGACGCCCTCCTGGATGCGGGCGCCGCCGGAGTCGTTGATGCCGATGACGGGGCAGCCCACGCGCAGCGCGTGGTCCATCACCTTGACGATCTTCGAGGCGTGCACCTCGCCCAGCGACCCTCCGGAGACGGTGAAGTCCTGGGAGTAGACGACGACGGGGCGCCCGTCCACCGTTCCGTGGCCGGCGACGACGCCGTCCGTCGGCGGACGCTCGGGGGAGCCCTGCGAGGGGTCTCCCCACAGCGCGCGGGAGTGCGCACCCACCTCCACGAAGCTGTCCTCGTCGAGCAGCGCCTCCAGGCGCTCGCGGGCGGTGCGCTTGCCCTTGGCGTGGTGGCGCTCCACGGCCCGCGCCGACCCGGGGGACAGGGTGGCCTCGCGCCGGGCGCGGGCGTCCGCCAGCTTGCCGGCGGTGGTCCGCAGGTCCGGTCCGGTGGAGGTGGTGGGTCCGCCGTCGGTCCCGCGAATCACAGTCACCCCGCGAGGGTAGCCAGGTCGCGTCCGACGGGCCTCAGCCGTCGTGGACCGCGGCCTCAGCCGTCGAACCGCAGCGGCGGCAGCGCGGCCACCTCCACGGGGAGCACGAAGACGGAGCCCGAGGCGGGGTGGGCGTCCAGGTCGACCCCCTGCGTGGAGGTGGTGACGTAGAGGACCGCCCCGCCGCGCGTGCCGTCGTCGTCCTGACCGGTCCCGCCGAGGGTGCAGGCGGTGACGCCGGGCACGCCGACGTCCACGCGCTCGCTCAGGCCCCCGCCGGCGTCGAGGCGGACGACGGCCCCTGCGCCGTTGAGCGCCACCCACACGCCGCCCTCGGCGTCGACGACGAGCCCGTCGGGCACACCACCCGGGTCTGCGCCGAGCACGTCGGCCAGCCGCACCCACGGCTCCCGGTCGAGCACCTCGCCCGTGCCGGGCGCCACGTGCAGCAGCGAGACCTCCCCCGACGGCGAGTCGACGTGGTAGGCCCGCTGCCCGTCGGGGCTCCAGGCGAGGCCGTTGGGGATGGTCAGCCCCTCCAGCGCGACGTGGGCGCTGCCGTCGGGGTCGAGCCGCCACAGCACCCCGACCGGCTGGCCGCCCTTCGCGCTGCCGCCGTAGGCCATCGAACCGCAGAAGAACCTGCCCTGCGGGTCGCAGCCGCCCTCGTTGAAGCGCAGGTCGGGGTCGTCCCACAGCGCCGGGAGCATGTGCGGCTCCTCCCGCCCTGACAGCAGGTCGTCCAGGCTCTCGACGAGCGCGAAACGGCGCCGCGCGGCCACGACCCAGCCGTCGCCCGCGGCGCCCGTGCGGGGGCGGACGCAGGCCAGGGCGTCGGCCACGTGGCGCTTCGCGGTGGACCCGCCGGGGGAGACCGCCAGGAGGTCGCCCTGCTCCAGGTCGACCGCGAGCAGGCGCCCGCCGTCGGCGTCCCAGACGGGGCCCTCCCCGTGCTCGGCGATCGGCGCGGTCAGCTGCTCGGCGGTGGGCACCCCTCGACGCTAGGCGAGGACGACGACGACCGCGCAGCGGCGGTGAGGTGCAGGGCGAGGTGAGGATGGAGCCCGTGAGCACCCCGGGACGCTGGAGCGACCTCGACCGACCGCCGCTGTCCGCGGAGGGGCTGGGCCGGGCGCTGCTGGCGCCCGCCGGTCCGCTGGCCAGGCTGGAGGTGCTGGAGCAGGTCGGGTCCACCAACGCCGAGCTGCTGGCCCGGGCCGGGGCCGATCCCGGGGCCTGGCCCTCGCCGTCGGCGCTCACCACCGACTCCCAGACCAGCGGCCGCGGCCGGCTGGGACGGCAGTGGGAGGCGCCGCCCCGGTCCGGGGTGGCGCTGTCGCTGCTGGTGCGTCCCCAGGCGCCCGTGGAGGCGTGGGGGTGGCTCCCGCTGCTCGCGGGCGTGGCCGTGGTGGGCGTGGTCCGCGACGTCGCCGGCCTGCCCGCTCAGCTCAAGTGGCCCAACGACGTGCTCGTGGAGGACCGCAAGCTCTGCGGGATCCTCGTCGAGGTCCTCCCGGGTGCCCCGGCGGGAGCGGGCCCTGCCGGCGTCGTCGTCGGCGTGGGGGTCAACACCACCACGCGGCGCGAGGAGCTGGACGGCGGCGGGCTCCTCGGCGCCACCTCCCTGCGCCTGGAGGGGGCGGCCTCCACCGACCGCGACGTGCTCGTCCGCGCCCTCGTCCGCGCGCTGGCCGCCGAGGTGGCCCGCTTCGAGGCCGCCGGCGGCGACGCCGCGGCCAGCGGCCTGACCGCGCGGGCCGCGGAGGCGTGCACGACCCTCGGCCGGGACGTCGTCGTCCACCTGCCGGGCGGCACTCAGCTGCGCGGCACCGCCGAGGGCCTCGACGGCGACG carries:
- a CDS encoding methyl-accepting chemotaxis protein produces the protein MSPLFRRGGAATTGGAAAELAVHRALLAEVRRTCQAAASGDLEARVRSVPGMADASDAADLAALRNEVNAALDVADAFVRESSASLTAAAEGRFHRRFLLRGMPGSFRTAAVTINAGGDAVRRGAEDVARAGVARLALADDFEASAVSTTREVGAATQVLSAAAAQATTSARHAADEADAARRTMEDLSASSDKIREVVAVIDSIASQTRLLALNATIEAARAGEAGKGFSVVASEVKDLADQTGRATEQVTQQVEAVQTASGSAVAVITRVVDTIAQMSEVIADMATSVDGGDSAAQGRVRGLADTARQLEAQVVDLLSGMRR
- a CDS encoding PAS domain-containing protein, which encodes MPSPSGVERTLGADELIVSKTDLQGRITYANESFLRIGAFTEEQVIGKPHNIIRHPDMPRAVFKLLWDTVQAKQELFAYVVNLAADGAHYWVLAHVTPSFDASGAVVGYHSNRRSPHPQALAAIKPVYQQVLAEEARHSSGKAATAAGAELMAQLVARSHGSYDEFVWSLEPQLAGAL
- a CDS encoding SMP-30/gluconolactonase/LRE family protein; translated protein: MPTAEQLTAPIAEHGEGPVWDADGGRLLAVDLEQGDLLAVSPGGSTAKRHVADALACVRPRTGAAGDGWVVAARRRFALVESLDDLLSGREEPHMLPALWDDPDLRFNEGGCDPQGRFFCGSMAYGGSAKGGQPVGVLWRLDPDGSAHVALEGLTIPNGLAWSPDGQRAYHVDSPSGEVSLLHVAPGTGEVLDREPWVRLADVLGADPGGVPDGLVVDAEGGVWVALNGAGAVVRLDAGGGLSERVDVGVPGVTACTLGGTGQDDDGTRGGAVLYVTTSTQGVDLDAHPASGSVFVLPVEVAALPPLRFDG
- a CDS encoding TPM domain-containing protein, which produces MLRTARARGLTAAVLALLAVLWTGGPALAEPPQQLDSAITDTAGVLDEAATQQQLETLRDAAGITLWVVFVDSFDGQKGPDWARETAQRSGLSGSDVLLAVAVQQRAFGYEGFTGGRLSQSQVASVMDGAVKQALGRSDWNGAVTAAVNGLGRAADGTGAGSGSGSGSGTSDGGSSSGSGFPTGLVIVGVVVVLGLALLVLGLLSSASRKRRRAGLVGGPGGAGGPGGVPQAPPVPLPELERQASAALVAADDAVDGSDAELGFARAEFGDAATAPFVAAVQRARAELAQAFAIQRRLADPGDHLESRPLDDDARRALLTQQLQHAQAADAALDEQSQAFEALRDLQRRLPEVLPALESDRSRLADRLPDARRRLTDLQARYAPAAVTSVDGDDEHASRLLDLAAQGLATARERQAAGANGEAAVAVQAVRDALRQTGELLDAVDALARDLQTSVDALPRALAELDADLAEARAVLGAGGGAASSDLAGAVGRAEQAASTARTDGPRDPQTALRRVHEADSALDAALAGAREEGQRASRARAQLEQALPAARAEVAAARSLVRTRRGAVGGQARALLAGAEEQLSTAEQLAGSDPVRALAAAQQADAMAERAQREADDDLGSWSGWNGGGGGYGSAPTRGRYGSSGSFEGAVIGGILGGILSGGGGGRSGGFGGSGSWGGGGGGFGGGGGFGGGGGGSFGGGGSF
- a CDS encoding SMP-30/gluconolactonase/LRE family protein, coding for MGTTSSGPSRSTHDDGGDATAGAGGVDGVDASLVPLLAPGARLEHLVGGSTWTEGPVWLPDEGPDGGVVRFSDIPGDRILFYEPGTGASGVHRSGVEHTNGRARWPGGGVVQCSHGRRRVELEQPSPEGPGGEPLVTELVSRWRGARLNSPNDVVVDRRGSVWFTDPTYGLFQPREGHPGDREYGGCHVFRLDPDGELEAVATDLEQPNGLAFSPDETRLYVADTGKISDRAGDSAHHVRAFDVVVGDDDRRRLAGGAVLHVCERGVVDGFRVDSEGRLWCSSEDAVLVLAPSGELLGRVAVPEVVSNVCFGPENASGGQDLYVTASTSLYRISTAVRSAEPR
- a CDS encoding acyl-CoA carboxylase epsilon subunit, whose translation is MSLPGTSATSGPTGPSEDDVVKVVAGGPTEEEVVALVAALAAAASVRNSSMEPDPGPDLWADKPTLLRVPPAPGPGAWRAAAWRR
- a CDS encoding acyl-CoA carboxylase subunit beta, which gives rise to MIRGTDGGPTTSTGPDLRTTAGKLADARARREATLSPGSARAVERHHAKGKRTARERLEALLDEDSFVEVGAHSRALWGDPSQGSPERPPTDGVVAGHGTVDGRPVVVYSQDFTVSGGSLGEVHASKIVKVMDHALRVGCPVIGINDSGGARIQEGVSSLAGYGDIFLRNVRGSGVVPQVSLIMGPCAGGAVYSPAITDVVVMVEATSHMFVTGPDVIRTVTGEDVAMEELGGAHTHNAVSGVAHHMAPSEDDAIAWVKDWLAHLPSNNLSEAPVLAPLDDTDPLLVTDADLELDALVPDSANVPYDVHEVIAHVLDDGELLEVQDLFAPNVVVGFGRVEGHSVGVVANQPARLAGTLDIDASEKGARFVRLCDAFGIPVITLVDTPGFLPGTEQEWNGIIRRGAKLLYAYAEATVPKITVITRKAFGGAYIVMGSKHLGADVNLAWPTAQIAVMGAQGAVEIVHRRTLGAAAEQGHDVAAVRAGLVQEYEERLANPYVAAERGYVDDVIEPSATRAHVVRALRALRTKREQLPAKKHGNIPL
- a CDS encoding PspA/IM30 family protein, which codes for MAQQSLLGRVGQLVRANINALLDQAEDPQKMLDQMVRDYTQAIREAEQSVAQTIGDLRLMEDDHAEAVSTAKEWGGKAGAASRKADQLRGEGNGTEADRFDQLARVALQRQIDAEDHAKGFEPQIASRTEVVEKLKTGLEGMRRKLEELRSKRDELVARSRMAAAQSQVHDAVKAVDLLDPTSEVSRFEEKVRREEARVRGQEELAASSLDGQFEALEADGDQTEVELRLAALKGGTSTD
- a CDS encoding biotin--[acetyl-CoA-carboxylase] ligase, with protein sequence MEPVSTPGRWSDLDRPPLSAEGLGRALLAPAGPLARLEVLEQVGSTNAELLARAGADPGAWPSPSALTTDSQTSGRGRLGRQWEAPPRSGVALSLLVRPQAPVEAWGWLPLLAGVAVVGVVRDVAGLPAQLKWPNDVLVEDRKLCGILVEVLPGAPAGAGPAGVVVGVGVNTTTRREELDGGGLLGATSLRLEGAASTDRDVLVRALVRALAAEVARFEAAGGDAAASGLTARAAEACTTLGRDVVVHLPGGTQLRGTAEGLDGDGRLLVHAEGSAPQAPPVAVSAGDVVHVR